A section of the Diabrotica virgifera virgifera chromosome 8, PGI_DIABVI_V3a genome encodes:
- the LOC126890218 gene encoding uncharacterized protein LOC126890218 — protein MPHVQVSDSEKLRLYKFIENGSNLELAYRSWEYHEIPLLPQTMKFNWNVKTTSLLERPRFVLFALQTAKKNAIKEDASHFDHCNITNLKLFLNSEMYPYDNLNLNFDKKQYAIAYEMYAQFQPSYYYKVGDPCLSLEQFGSFAPIFVIDCSRQNESVKSGSVDMRIEIETNKNIPVNTAAYCIIIHDRIVNYNPLTNVVQMF, from the coding sequence ATGCCGCATGTTCAAGTGTCAGATTCGGAAAAGTTACGTTTATAcaaatttattgaaaatggatctAATTTAGAACTTGCATACAGAAGTTGGGAATATCATGAAATTCCGCTACTGCCACAAACAATGAAATTTAACTGGAACGTAAAAACTACTAGTCTACTAGAGAGACCACGATTTGTTTTGTTTGCTTTACAGACTGCTAAAAAGAACGCCATAAAAGAAGATGCGAGCCATTTCGATCATTGTAATATTACAAACTTAAAACTATTTCTAAATTCTGAAATGTACCCGTATGACAATTTGAACTTGAACTTTGATAAGAAACAGTATGCCATTGCATATGAAATGTATGCACAATTTCAACCGTCGTACTATTATAAAGTTGGAGATCCATGTCTTAGTTTGGAGCAATTTGGTTCTTTTGCCCCCATATTTGTTATTGACTGCAGCAGACAAAATGAATCAGTTAAGTCGGGAAGTGTCGATATGAGAATAGAAATTGAAACCAATAAGAATATACCAGTTAATACAGCAGCTTATTGTATAATTATACATGACCGTATTGTTAATTATAATCCGCTAACTAATGTAGTTCAAATGTTTTAA